The genomic window GACGCCGCCATCGCATTCACGGTGAGAAGATTGAGCGAGGGCGGACAATCGACCAGCACATAAGTGTAGTCGCTCGTCCTGTTGCCGCTATTGAGCGCCGCGATTGCATTGCGCAGGCGGAAGGCGCGGTCGCGCGCGGTCGAGATTTCAAGCTCGATCCCGGACAGATCCATGGTCGAGGGCGCAATATGCAGACGCGGCACCGCCGTGTGCAGGATCGAGTCGCGCAACTGCGCTTCGCCGATAAGCACATCGTAGGTCGAGCATTCGCGGTTGCGGCGATCAATGCCGAGACCGGTCGACGCGTTGCCTTGTGGATCAAGATCGATGATCAGCACCCGCTCGCCGATGGCGGCCAGTGCCGTGCCCAGATTGATCGCGGTTGTGGTCTTGCCGACCCCGCCCTTCTGGTTGGCGAGCGCCAGGATGCGAGGGCTCTTCACT from Pseudorhodoplanes sp. includes these protein-coding regions:
- a CDS encoding ParA family protein, which produces MAAGLDHEKVKSPRILALANQKGGVGKTTTAINLGTALAAIGERVLIIDLDPQGNASTGLGIDRRNRECSTYDVLIGEAQLRDSILHTAVPRLHIAPSTMDLSGIELEISTARDRAFRLRNAIAALNSGNRTSDYTYVLVDCPPSLNLLTVNAMAASNAILVPLQCEFFALEGLSQLLQTVEQVKQTLNPDLSIHGIVLTMFDSRNNLSNQVVADVREFMGRKVYDTIIPRNVRISEAPSYGKPVLVYDLKCVGSEAYLRLATEIIQREKELCAAS